In Denticeps clupeoides chromosome 1, fDenClu1.1, whole genome shotgun sequence, a single window of DNA contains:
- the bmp4 gene encoding bone morphogenetic protein 4 → MIPGNRMLMVILLCQVLLGESNHASLIPEEGKKKVSGLQGRHPGQGHELLRDFEATLLHMFGLQRRPRPSRSAVVPQYLLDLYRLQSGEAEEAGLHDADFEYPERSASRANTVRGFHHEEHMEQLPSDGASIRGGGGTPLRFLFNLSSIPEEELLSAAELRLYRRQIDDAGSGMEGLHRINVYEVLKPPRAGQLITRLLDTRLVRHNATRWESFDVSPAVLRWTRDNLPNHGLAVEVLHLNQTPRHQGRHVRVSRSLRHSPEEDWDQLRPLLVTFGHDGKGHPLTRRAKRSPKQRGRGKRNRNCRRHALYVDFNDVNWNDWIVAPPGYQAYYCHGECPFPLADHLNSTNHAIVQTLVNSVNTNIPKACCVPTELSAISMLYLDEHDKVVLKNYQEMVVEGCGCR, encoded by the exons ATGATTCCTGGTAATCGAATGCTGATGGTCATTTTATTATGCCAAGTCCTGCTGGGAGAGAGCAACCATGCTAGCCTAATACCCGAGGAAGGGAAGAAGAAAGTGTCGGGCCTGCAGGGTCGCCACCCGGGTCAGGGTCATGAGCTGCTGCGGGACTTCGAGGCCACGCTGCTGCACATGTTCGGGCTGCAGAGGCGTCCCCGGCCCAGCCGCTCGGCGGTGGTGCCCCAGTACCTGCTGGACCTGTACCGGCTCCAGTCGGGGGAGGCCGAGGAGGCGGGGCTGCACGACGCCGACTTCGAGTACCCCGAGAGGTCGGCCAGTCGGGCCAACACCGTGAGAGGATTCCACCATGAAG AACACATGGAGCAGCTTCCATCCGACGGAGCCTCCATCCGAGGGGGCGGCGGGACCCCGCTGCGCTTCCTCTTCAACCTCAGCAGCATCCCGGAGGAGGAGCTGCTCTCGGCGGCGGAGCTGCGGCTCTACCGGCGGCAGATAGACGACGCCGGGAGCGGGATGGAGGGTCTTCACCGGATAAACGTGTACGAGGTGCTGAAGCCCCCGCGGGCCGGGCAGCTGATCACGCGGCTGCTGGACACGCGGCTGGTGCGCCACAACGCCACGCGCTGGGAGAGCTTCGACGTGAGCCCGGCGGTGCTGCGGTGGACGCGAGACAACCTGCCCAACCACGGACTGGCCGTGGAGGTGCTGCACCTCAACCAGACGCCCCGGCACCAGGGCCGGCACGTGCGCGTCAGCCGCTCCCTCCGCCACAGCCCCGAGGAGGACTGGGACCAGTTGCGCCCCCTTTTGGTCACCTTTGGCCACGACGGCAAGGGCCACCCGCTAACGCGGCGGGCCAAGCGCAGCCCCAAACAGCGGGGGCGGGGCAAGCGCAACCGGAACTGCCGCCGGCACGCGCTGTACGTCGACTTCAACGACGTCAACTGGAACGACTGGATAGTGGCGCCCCCGGGCTACCAGGCTTATTACTGCCACGGCGAGTGTCCCTTCCCCCTCGCCGACCACCTGAACTCCACCAACCACGCCATCGTGCAGACGCTGGTCAACTCGGTCAACACCAACATCCCCAAGGCCTGCTGCGTGCCCACCGAGCTCAGCGCCATCTCCATGCTGTACCTGGACGAGCACGACAAAGTGGTCCTGAAAAACTACCAGGAGATGGTGGTAGAGGGGTGCGGCTGCCGCTGA